In the Oncorhynchus nerka isolate Pitt River linkage group LG6, Oner_Uvic_2.0, whole genome shotgun sequence genome, tctgacttATTCCCAATTGAACATTGTTGAAAAAATGGTTGAAAGTGCAGTGATAAAACATTtcagtgacaactaaaccaaaaatcagaCACGGTTTTTCCATAAAAATTTGCCTGTGCTTTTAGacggttgaaagcatagtgataacacatttggTATTCAACAAACTTTTGGCTGTTTTCTTAAGGGGGTGAATGTAGATTGTAATCTTATCTatcaacgtctcaaccaaatattacccaattgtccacgttgaaatgacgtggtgtgCTCCATGGTTCTGTGCCATAATGAGATGTTCTGATCTGGGTTGTTATCACATGGTTAACATACCCATGTGCTGTTGTCTTTCCATCCAGCTAACGAATTGGCCCGAGATGCTGAGATCCCTTCCACTCTCCTCATGAACGTAACCCCAGTGACACCGGTAAACCCAGAAAACCCTGCGGCACCCGTAATGCCAGGTGTGCCCAGGCACCCTACACAACCAGGGCAACCTGGTAGTCCAAATGGGCAGGACCAGAACGGGGCGGGGTCTCAACCAGAGGCCAATTGGACACTCCAGGGGATGCCAGGTAACCAGATACAAGGCAGACAGTTCAGCATGTCAGGCCTGAGCTCGCGCTCGGCATGCTCTGCACGCTCCGCCAGCATGTCCGCAGACCATGGCGTCTCACCATATGCCTACACAGGCGCGTTGCGCTTCTTGTGTGCCAGCGATGCCCGAGCCGAAGTGTTTGTGGACAGCTTTCTGTTCTGGATGGACACGGTAGAGATGGTGAGGGTGGCAGGGCACCCGGCGGTCTACTACTCGGGCTGGGTGTTCCCTATCTACATCTTCAGCTACCTGTCGTGCCTGCGGCTGGTAGTCATGCCCCACAGTCCCCTGCTGTCGTTGCTAGGCGTGGCCCTGCAGGATCTGCCTTTCCTGTTTGTGCGTATCGGCCTCATTGCCTTCTTCGGCTTTGTAACGCCACTCCTCTACCTGATGAAGAACTTGCTTGTTTGTCTGGCCTTCATCTACTTCAACTTCATGACCAAGCTGAGGGTCTTCAACACCGAGAGGATGTTCTGATGTGAGCTGCCGGCCACGTATGAGAAAAAACTATGGACTGTGATAGACTTTATGACAGAGACAAAGGAGTCACCAAACCAAAGGAAGACAAAAAAAAGAACAGGCTCACACAGCGATGACAATAGGATGTTATGGAGAACATGAAAAGAATTGGAGAGCATTACTGTGTGCACCACAGCCAAGACAGATGGATCCATTTCATAATGATGATTCTGATGAAAGGAGGGACAGGACGACATTGTGGTGCTTTTTTCAAGTTAAAAGGGAACTCTTCGGTAATGTGTTCCCGTAAAGGGGAGGGAGGACATTAACTGTCAGAGGGCTATGTGACGTCTCAGTGTTATCTTATTTCCTCCTTGTTCCAAGTAGGATTTTTTTACCCTTCAATTCCCCTTGCCCCCAACCTGAACTATGGCACTTTGAGAATGTAAAAAACCTGTCATGTCACTTCTTACAGATTTTATAACAGAGAATATATGATTTTTCTATTCTATTACTAAGTGCAGTGAATGTGTAAGAATATACATCAACGTTGTTATACATCCCAGATGTATTTTCTTTGCTAGGTTATGATATTATCCACAAAAACAAAGCGTGAGTTTGTACAAATGAAACATATTTGGGGggggtaaaaaataataaagaaaaagagaaagaaatcTGTTTCAGGACATGATTTCACATGAGCATGGACTGTGTATGACTGCATTTACATGTGTGTTTACATTCTGTTCATGTATTTCTCTGTATGTTAGTACATGATGGTGCatgattgtgttttttttttcaggCCCTCCCCAGCCTCGTTCAGCCTATGATGGTGCAGGGTGACAGGGCTCCATGTTGGGCTTTCCACAATGGGCCTGCGCGCTCTGGCCTCCCCTCACTTCCCCTGGCAGGAAGCAGGATATCCTCCCTTCTTCTGTCCCCTCTTTTCTGGAGAACCA is a window encoding:
- the LOC115131065 gene encoding transmembrane protein 236; its protein translation is MASGRTLKFALCEVLQFAGLCVPLFIVMQRFALIVARVKSVAQPPGDASTAYWLTVASSIAYVTSAALLVWVPMKYMVFTNKKFLVGRKKWRPVALVYMILSTLPCFAFLIASSEVQINNSIRQDTFAELPVSLVLFSLICIDIVERIRHSRLTGHANELARDAEIPSTLLMNVTPVTPVNPENPAAPVMPGVPRHPTQPGQPGSPNGQDQNGAGSQPEANWTLQGMPGNQIQGRQFSMSGLSSRSACSARSASMSADHGVSPYAYTGALRFLCASDARAEVFVDSFLFWMDTVEMVRVAGHPAVYYSGWVFPIYIFSYLSCLRLVVMPHSPLLSLLGVALQDLPFLFVRIGLIAFFGFVTPLLYLMKNLLVCLAFIYFNFMTKLRVFNTERMF